In the Sus scrofa isolate TJ Tabasco breed Duroc chromosome 7, Sscrofa11.1, whole genome shotgun sequence genome, one interval contains:
- the LOC106504234 gene encoding LOW QUALITY PROTEIN: putative olfactory receptor 2I1 (The sequence of the model RefSeq protein was modified relative to this genomic sequence to represent the inferred CDS: inserted 1 base in 1 codon), which produces MSSNICRVIQGNRSTEERFLLLGFSDQPSLQPVLFALALLCYLLTLTGNSALVLLAVRDPRLQAPMYYFLCHLALVDTGFTTSVVSPLLATLRGRALWLERSGCLAQLGASLALGSAECVLLAVMALDRAAAVCHPLRYAGLASPRLCRXLAVASWLGGLTNSAAQTALLAARPLCAPRRVDHFICELPALLKLACGGGGQKTTERQMFAARAVILLVPSAVILASYAAVARAVWAMRTRRSRRKAVGTCGSHLTAVCLFYGSAIYTYLQPTHSYDQGRGKFVSLFYTVVTPALNPLIYTLRNKEVKGAARRLLGRRQACQ; this is translated from the exons GGCAACCGCAGCACAGAGGAGCGCTTCCTCCTGCTGGGTTTCTCCGACCAGCCCTCCCTGCAACCTGTCCTCTTCGCCCTGGCTCTCCTCTGCTACCTCCTGACTCTGACTGGTAACTCGGCGCTGGTGCTGCTGGCCGTGCGAGACCCGCGCCTGCAGGCGCCCATGTACTACTTCCTCTGCCACCTGGCTTTGGTGGACACGGGCTTCACCACGAGCGTGGTGTCACCGCTGCTGGCCACCCTGCGCGGCAGGGCCCTGTGGCTAGAGCGCAGCGGCTGCCTGGCCCAGCTGGGCGCGTCGCTGGCGCTGGGCTCGGCCGAGTGCGTCCTCCTGGCGGTGATGGCCCTGGACCGCGCCGCTGCCGTGTGCCACCCGCTGCGCTACGCCGGGCTCGCCTCGCCGCGCCTCTGCC GGCTGGCCGTCGCCTCCTGGCTCGGCGGCCTCACCAACTCCGCCGCGCAAACAGCGCTCCTGGCCGCTCGGCCGCTGTGCGCGCCCCGCCGGGTGGACCACTTCATCTGCGAGCTGCCCGCGCTGCTCAAGCTGGCCTGCGGCGGCGGGGGACAAAAGACCACCGAGCGCCAGATGTTCGCCGCCCGAGCGGTCATCCTGCTGGTGCCGTCCGCCGTCATCCTGGCCTCCTATGCTGCCGTGGCCCGCGCGGTGTGGGCCATGAGGACCAGACGGAGCCGCAGGAAGGCGGTGGGCACTTGCGGGTCCCACCTGACTGCCGTCTGCCTGTTCTATGGCTCAGCCATCTACACCTACCTGCAACCTACGCACAGCTACGATCAGGGTCGGGGCAAGTTCGTTTCGCTTTTCTACACTGTAGTCACGCCCGCCCTCAATCCACTCATCTACACCCTCAGAAATAAGGAAGTGAAGGGGGCAGCGAGGAGGCTCCTGGGGAGAAGGCAAGCTTGTCAGTAA
- the UBD gene encoding ubiquitin D (The RefSeq protein has 1 frameshift compared to this genomic sequence), which yields MAAGVCVMVSSHQWESMTFMAYLEDRVKKINEHIRSKTKVPVPDQVLQLGSKTLKPHRTLSSYGIDKETTIHLTLKVVKPSDEDLTLVLVESGDEGQRHQLQVRRSSPVTQVKKMIQMKTAIIPKEQIVTCNGKKLEDGKIMADYGIRNGHLLFLAFSCIGG from the exons ATGGCTGCTGGCGTCTGT GTGATGGTCTCTTCTCATCAGTGGGAATCAATGACCTTCATGGCCTACTTGGAAGATAGAGTGAAGAAGATCAATGAACACATTCGGTCTAAGACCAAGGTTCCTGTGCCGGACCAGGTTCTCCAGCTGGGCTCGAAGACCCTAAAGCCCCACAGAACCCTGTCATCTTACGGCATTGACAAGGAGACCACCATCCACCTCACCCTGAAGGTGGTGAAGCCCAGTGATGAGGATCTGACCTTGGTTTTGGTGGAGTCAGGTGATGAGGGGCAGAGACACCAGCTCCAGGTTCGAAGGTCCAGCCCAGTGACCCAGGTGAA GATGATCCAGATGAAGACCGCTATAATCCCCAAGGAGCAGATCGTGACTTGCAATGGAAAGAAGCTGGAAGATGGGAAGATCATGGCTGATTATGGCATCAGAAATGGCCATTTACTCTTCCTGGCATTCAGCTGCATTGGGGGGTAA
- the OLF42-3 gene encoding putative olfactory receptor-like protein: protein MVNRSSPAGFLLLGFSEHPELERILFVVVFASYLLTLAGNTLIILLSVLDPRLHSPMYFFLSNLSFLDLCFTTSCVPQMLVHLWGPHKTISFLGCAVQLFIFLLLGTTECVLLTVMAFDRYVAVCQPLHYATTMHPRLCRQLAAVAWVIGLVESMVQTPPTLRLPFCPHRQVDDFVCEVPSLIRLSCGDTTYNEIQMAVASVFILVVPLSLILVSYGAIARAVLRISSATAWRKALGTCSSHLAVVTLFYSSVIAVYLQPKSPYAQRRGKFFGLFYAVGIPSLNPLIYTLRNKEVKRALGRLLGQDRDSRES, encoded by the coding sequence ATGGTCAACCGCAGCTCCCCGGCAGGCTTCCTCCTTCTGGGCTTCTCTGAACACCCAGAGCTCGAGAGAATCCTCTTCGTGGTTGTCTTCGCTTCCTACCTCCTGACTCTAGCTGGCAACACACTCATCATCCTGCTGTCCGTGCTGGACCCCAGGCTCCACTCCCCGatgtactttttcctctccaACCTCTCCTTCTTGGACCTCTGTTTCACCACGAGCTGTGTCCCCCAGATGCTGGTCCACCTGTGGGGCCCACACAAGACCATCAGCTTCCTTGGCTGTGCTGTCCAGCTCTTCATCTTCCTGCTCCTGGGGACCACTGAGTGTGTCCTCCTGACAGTGATGGCCTTTGACCGCTATGTGGCTGTCTGCCAACCCCTCCACTATGCCACCACCATGCACCCCCGCCTGTGCCGGCAGCTGGCggcagtggcctgggtcattGGCCTGGTGGAGTCCATGGTCCAGACACCACCCACACTTCGCCTGCCCTTCTGCCCCCACCGGCAGGTAGATGATTTTGTGTGTGAGGTCCCTTCTCTAATTCGACTCTCCTGTGGGGACACCACCTACAATGAGATCCAGATGGCTGTTGCCAGTGTCTTCATCTTGGTGGTGCCCCTCAGTCTCATCCTAGTCTCTTACGGTGCCATCGCCCGGGCAGTGCTGAGGATCAGCTCTGCCACAGCATGGAGGAAGGCCCTGGGGACCTGCTCCTCCCATCTCGCTGTGGTCACCCTCTTCTACAGCTCAGTCATTGCCGTCTACCTCCAGCCCAAAAGTCCCTATGCCCAGAGGAGGGGCAAGTTCTTTGGTCTCTTCTATGCGGTGGGCATCCCTTCACTTAACCCTCTCATATATACCCTGAGGAACAAGGAGGTCAAGAGGGCGCTCGGGAGGTTGCTGGGGCAGGACAGGGACTCCAGGGAGAGCTGA
- the OLF42-1 gene encoding olfactory receptor-like protein 42-1 (The RefSeq protein has 3 substitutions compared to this genomic sequence) gives MVNHSSPAGFLLLGFSEHPELERILFVVVFASYLLTLAGNTLIILLSALDPRLHSPMYFFLSNLSFLDLCFTTSCVPQMLVHLWGPHKTISFLGCAVQLFIFLLLGTTECVLLTVMAFDRYVAVCQPLHYATIMHPRLCRQLAAVAWVMGLVQSIVQTPPTLRLPFCPHRQIDDFVCQVPSLIRLSCGDTTFNGIQLAVSSVVFLVVPLALILISYGAIARAVLRISSATAWRKALGTCSSHLAVVTLLYSSVIAVCLQPKSPYAQRRGKFFGLFYAVGTPSLNPLIYTLRNKEVKRALGRLLGQDRDARES, from the coding sequence ATGGTCAACCACAGCTCCCCGGCAGGCTTCCTCCTTCTGGGCTTCTCTGAACACCCAGAGCTCGAGAGAATCCTCTTCGCGGTTGTCTTCGCTTCCTACCTCCTGACTCTAGCTGGCAACACACTCATCATCCTGCTGTCTGCGCTGGACCCCAGGCTCCACTCCCCGatgtactttttcctctccaACCTCTCCTTCTTGGACCTCTGTTTCACCACGAGCTGTGTCCCCCAGATGCTGGTCCACCTGTGGGGCCCACACAAGACCATCAGCTTCCTTGGCTGTGCTGTCCAGCTCTTCATCTTCCTGCTCCTGGGGACCACTGAGTGTGTCCTCCTGACAGTGATGGCCTTTGACCGCTATGTGGCTGTCTGCCAACCCCTCCACTATGCCACCATCGTGCACCCCCGCCTGTGCCGGCAGCTGGCGGCGGTGGCCTGGGTGATGGGTCTGGTCCAATCGATAGTCCAGACACCACCCACCCTCCGCCTGCCCTTCTGCCCCCACCGGCAGATAGATGACTTTGTATGTCAAGTCCCTTCTCTAATTCGACTCTCCTGTGGAGACACCACCTTCAATGGAATTCAGTTAGCTGTGTCCAGTGTCGTCTTCCTGGTCGTGCCACTCGCCCTCATTCTTATCTCTTACGGTGCCATCGCCCGGGCAGTGCTGAGGATCAGCTCTGCCGCAGCATGGAGGAAGGCCCTGGGGACCTGCTCCTCCCATCTCGCTGTGGTCACCCTCCTCTACAGCTCAGTCATTGCCGTCTGCCTCCAGCCCAAAAGTCCCTATGCCCAGAGGAGGGGCAAGTTCTTTGGTCTCTTCTATGCAGTGGGCACGCCTTCGCTTAACCCTCTCATATACACCCTGAGGAACAAGGAGGTCAAGAGGGCGCTCGGGAGGTTGCTGGGGCAGGACAGGGACGCCAGGGAGAGCTGA